The DNA segment ATGGGCAAGGGCGCTGACGCTGTTCAGGATATAGTCCACCTTGCTGTCCTCCATCAGAACACTCAGATTGAGGCGCGTGAATCCCGGCTTGGCCATTTCATCGCCCGCCAGAATGGCGCGGCGCAAGGTTTCGGATGCCGCCGCGTCTATTCCCAGCAACCTGTGCACATAGGGGCCAGCGCAGGCACACCCACCCCGCGCCTGAATACCATAAAGGTCACTCAGCATCCGTGTGACCAATTGCTGGTGCACATACCCGCCCCGCCCGTCACGCACCCTGAACGACGCCAGCGGCAGACCGGCCAAGCCTTGCGCGCCCAACACTTCGATACGTGGATGGTTGCGCCATGCCGCGTCAATCCGTACGCAGAGCGCAGCATGGCGGGTAGTCATGAAATCCTGCCCGATCACCTCTTTCACCAGAAACACGAGGGCGGCCCGAATATCGCCGGGCACATTCGGGGTGCCTGCTTCTTCGCGGACCACCAGACTGGGGCTGTAATCATGTGTGTCCGGCGACACAAAGCGGACGGTTCCACCGCCGGACTGGCTGGGCTGGGTCATCCGTACCGCGTCATGGCGCAGGATCATCACACCCGAAGCCCCCGGCCCACCCGGAAACTTATGGGGCGACAGGACAATGGCATCAATTGGCGCGTCCGGGGCAGGGGTCATGGCGATGGGCAGATAAGGCGCGCCGCCCGCGTAATCCCAGACCATCATTGCCCCCGCCGCCTTGACCTGACGGGTGAGCGCCGCGACATCGGTCACAATTCCGGTGATGTTTGACGCAGCCGAGAACGCGCAAATTACCGGGCGGTCACACTCCAGCAGCTGCGCCAGTTGTCCCCGGTCCGGCCCCCCATCTGGCGCTTCATCCAGCGCGATCACCTCTGCCCCGCTTTCGCGCCATGGCAGAATATTGGAATGATGCTCGTACGGGCCAAGCAGAACCCGCACACCTGCCCCCGCGCCAAGCAGTGCGACCAGACGGTTGATCCCGGCGGTCGCGCCCGCCCCGCAAAACACCACTGCATGCTCATCTCCCGCACCGCAGGCACGCGCAATAACGGCACGGGCCGCGCGCCGAAGTTTGGTCATGAAGCAACCGCAAAATGAAGCTTCGGTATGGCTGTTGGCATAATAGGGCAGCACATGTTCAAGCATAAACTGCTCGACCTGCATCAACGCCCGCCCAGAGGCCGTGTAATCGGCATAGACCAGAGCGCGCGGGCCGAAGGGGCCGTCGAACATTGCGCCATCACCGATCAACCCGGCCCGCAAGCTTGTCAGCGGGTCATCCGTGGCCAGCATTGCATGAAACGCGGCGAAAGAAGGGGTGGTTTGTGGGGTGTGCATTGTTCCGTCCAAGGGCTAAGGTCTCGACACAGACAGATTACTCTGCTCGCAGGCGCAAATTCCCCCAAATTCTGGTTCAATTGTCCGAAATCTGTGTCATATGATCTGCATGAAGGACAAATTCGACGAAACTGATATCCGAATGCTGAATACGCTTCAGAATGAAGCAGGTTTGTCCCAGCGCGAACTGGCCGAGCGGGTGGGCCTGTCGCAGAATGCCTGCTGGCGACGGTTGCAGCGCTTGCAAAGCGCCGGAATTCTGAAAGGCACGCGCACGCTGGTTGACCTCAGCGCTTTGGGGCTGGACCTGACGGTTTTCGTGATGATCCGCACCCGGCATCATTCGCGCGACTGGTCGCAAAGCTTTGCGCGACATGTAACCGGTTTGCCCGAGGTGATTGATTGCCACCGGATCGGTGGCGACTGGGATTATATGCTCAAGGTCGTCACACGCGGCATGGCGGGATATGACATCTTCTATCAACGGCTGATCAACGGGTTCGAATTCGACACGGTGACGGGGCTGTTCTCGATGGAAGGGATTTTGGAGAACCGCGCCGTTGATCTGAACCGCCTTACCTGAGCTTGCGCGCTTTGCCCCCCGTCATGAGGGGGCTTTGCACGACACCCCATGCCCGTGCTTGAGGGGCTTGTCGCGCGATTTTGTGGGTGGTCACATGGGCCAAGCATTCTGTTGCCCAGCCCACGATACCAAGGGCCTGACGTCCCCCACTTGCCGCCATCGTTTACATCTGCGTGCGGGTGGGCGTGCGTGCGTCACGCAGCTGTGGCCTATTGGCGCCCCGTCACGCACGCACGCGCGTTCCGACATGGCGTGCGGAGCGTGGCTTTCGCGGGGCATCCGGGATGTGTGGCCGTTCTGATGACAGGTGTCTTGGCTCGCCTTCGGGAAAGCGCAGTATGGGTTCGGGGCGGTTCAGCAGGTCAATCTGCAAATCCTGTTCGCGCCGGTCACGTCCGGCGGCTTTTTCGGCATACTGAAAACTCAGCATAATATTGCCCCCGCTCAGCCAGTTGCCTGTCACATTGACAGATGTCCCGCTTTGCAGCGTGATTGTGC comes from the Roseinatronobacter monicus genome and includes:
- a CDS encoding aminotransferase class V-fold PLP-dependent enzyme translates to MHTPQTTPSFAAFHAMLATDDPLTSLRAGLIGDGAMFDGPFGPRALVYADYTASGRALMQVEQFMLEHVLPYYANSHTEASFCGCFMTKLRRAARAVIARACGAGDEHAVVFCGAGATAGINRLVALLGAGAGVRVLLGPYEHHSNILPWRESGAEVIALDEAPDGGPDRGQLAQLLECDRPVICAFSAASNITGIVTDVAALTRQVKAAGAMMVWDYAGGAPYLPIAMTPAPDAPIDAIVLSPHKFPGGPGASGVMILRHDAVRMTQPSQSGGGTVRFVSPDTHDYSPSLVVREEAGTPNVPGDIRAALVFLVKEVIGQDFMTTRHAALCVRIDAAWRNHPRIEVLGAQGLAGLPLASFRVRDGRGGYVHQQLVTRMLSDLYGIQARGGCACAGPYVHRLLGIDAAASETLRRAILAGDEMAKPGFTRLNLSVLMEDSKVDYILNSVSALAHSADDLGHHYRCDPARAVFTPETGAGRAA
- a CDS encoding Lrp/AsnC family transcriptional regulator, encoding MKDKFDETDIRMLNTLQNEAGLSQRELAERVGLSQNACWRRLQRLQSAGILKGTRTLVDLSALGLDLTVFVMIRTRHHSRDWSQSFARHVTGLPEVIDCHRIGGDWDYMLKVVTRGMAGYDIFYQRLINGFEFDTVTGLFSMEGILENRAVDLNRLT